From Bermanella sp. WJH001:
TTTTCAACTAAGTGAACTAATGGTCTACCAAAGCCCTGACTTTAATGGTTTGAGTGTGGCTTTAAACGCACAAAGTGGTGTGGACAACACCACAGGCAAAGCTCAAGACCGCTTCATTGCAGCGGCCAGTTATAACCTAGGTGAGATTACATCCCATGTTGCTTATGACAACTTAGGGTCAGGCTCAACTGAGTTAATGGGGGTCGCGGTTGAGATGAACCTGCCAGCCATGCGTTTTGCCATAAAACATGAAATCGCCAAAGATGGGTTAGGCACTGACGATGGTAATCTAACATCGCTGCACAGCTCTTTCACGTCGGGTAAAAACACGTATAAAATTCATTATGCATTTGGAAACTACCCAGGTTATCTAGCGGTAGATGATAGCAAGGGCGAAAACGAAGCCAGTGAAGTCGGTCTTGGTATTGATCATGTGATTAATGATAGCGTGTTTGTCTTTGCGGAGTTTCACATGAGTGATGAATATTGTGCCTATGACGTGACAGAGGGTAAC
This genomic window contains:
- a CDS encoding porin; translation: MKKSLLVLSVIFAMNAVADNTFYGAIHLGLEYRDMKDNDRFDDHMQMQDAYSSLGVMGEQELQPGLVGFYNYKIAIDVVKGKLYENEQTTWGGPNNEEGVAYIGVKGDFGSASFGYQWNAYYNAISWSTDRFSSGWTGFDTYAAFQLSELMVYQSPDFNGLSVALNAQSGVDNTTGKAQDRFIAAASYNLGEITSHVAYDNLGSGSTELMGVAVEMNLPAMRFAIKHEIAKDGLGTDDGNLTSLHSSFTSGKNTYKIHYAFGNYPGYLAVDDSKGENEASEVGLGIDHVINDSVFVFAEFHMSDEYCAYDVTEGNGNGSNDNISGNEIYGCQVISVGTHYSF